GGTTAAGTCAACTTAAGTGGGAAAACATAAAATCTCCTTTTTCTTAAAGAAAACCGAAGGATAGCCAAAAAGCGTTGAAGCTGTGCTATCCTTCGGAGGAAGATCAAATGATACAGACAGATCTGAGTAGCTTTAGCTATAAAAAAGGTTCGCTTGTGCCTTGGTGCAAGCGGTGCGAAGCACAGCATTGGTATAGAGATGGAAAGAACAAGCAAGGCATCCAAAGATACAGATGCAGGCAATGCGGATACCGCTTTCTCTGGACAAGCGACCTGCCCCATAGGAGAATCTTTAGTAACGTAGTGAGTTTTGCAGTTAAGATATACACAGACCTGCGCAAAGCAATCTCACTTCGTGGGATTGCTGAGCTTCTTAAGGAGGTGTTCAATGTTGTGGTCAGCCACGAAGCTGTACGCAAATGGATCAGAGCAGCAAAGAGAACGCTTTATAGACGGGAAATACCTGCAACAACAGCATGGCATGCAGACGAGACCTACATCAAGATTAAGGGAAGTGGGTACTGGTTATGGGTTGTCTATTGCGCAGATACGGACTATGTGCTTGGGTGG
The DNA window shown above is from Candidatus Nanoarchaeia archaeon and carries:
- a CDS encoding IS6 family transposase, with amino-acid sequence MIQTDLSSFSYKKGSLVPWCKRCEAQHWYRDGKNKQGIQRYRCRQCGYRFLWTSDLPHRRIFSNVVSFAVKIYTDLRKAISLRGIAELLKEVFNVVVSHEAVRKWIRAAKRTLYRREIPATTAWHADETYIKIKGSGYWLWVVYCADTDYVLGWHISDTHLFKDAKQVLEMALKNNHGVRPDKITTDGLWQYPAAIYKVMGWNWREHKKRHIVDSGIGKNAIIERLNREIKRRVKWFSTFQSLGGAQAFFGLWFYHYNQRKSTHAC